One stretch of Podospora bellae-mahoneyi strain CBS 112042 chromosome 2, whole genome shotgun sequence DNA includes these proteins:
- a CDS encoding hypothetical protein (EggNog:ENOG503PNKE; COG:S): protein MLKRRTSSLDSVRLLGDPVIGREPAKPSEPSEATSRCLRLQVQNDGKTSFTAVDLSQTKPNPDEALEPSQDYDLIYLVEAHSDLQATRLADMGLYLPPEFFTAHLGWGSGHKMGFHQDRSTGSFFVSWSEPALQKSEGWKMEKKIRAGTPWDTDQTADPQSTYESHCRWGTFPEGVYRPYHPLHPSQRMESVVLHHASTRMSFHYSRRENGQLVGCLLVDPQRMHTVRQVNLNLWSGDIGSKPLPNQPCFILETTALDRIKKALDAPSPFRGRQNDTWLIQTMLGFVVDDMPTILFELGRGLDEVELYLGEDEQLRSSVPQWRDYLGRWRNTLANLRVSVRYMMEKLEQHTKERPRQLVPPYGDDSEQMIAWRLNQINAELEAIRNRVETAFQALMSTLSILESQRAIAQAESISKLTQLAFFFIPLSFIAAVFGMNVIEFQDQYTWPRWLGVSIGVTAVTYLALYFSTVQTAVTHTIPSTIARSINWPSIGRVGNRLIKFMTALTTASTIYMLLIFTVLSGLFIGLSFVGFRLEMPLGGVVGVSLGMAIVAVGLILLFFVWLGFLRKKVEGYGPVTTSIYDRGGSGLQRRESDIELVRRLNI from the exons ATGCTCAAAAGAAGGACCTCGTCGCTTGACTCGGTGAGATTGCTGGGTGATCCCGTTATCGGCCGGGAGCCCGCCAAACCTTCAGAACCCTCGGAAGCCACCTCCAGATGTCTGCGACTTCAAGTCCAAAATGATGGAAAGACCAGTTTCACCGCCGTCGACTTGTCACAGaccaaacccaaccctgACGAAGCCCTGGAACCGTCTCAAGATTACGATCTGATATACCTCGTGGAAGCTCATAGCGACCTTCAGGCAACGCGTTTGGCAGATATGGGGTTGTACCTGCCCCCAGAGTTCTTTACAGCCCATCTTGGATGGGGCTCAGGACACAAAATGGGCTTCCACCAGGACAGATCTACCGGTAGTTTCTTTGTCAGCTGGTCAGAACCAGCCCTGCAAAAGTCTGAAGGTTGGAAaatggagaagaagattcGCGCGGGAACGCCATGGGATACAGACCAAACTGCCGACCCCCAATCCACATACGAGAGCCATTGTCGATGGGGAACGTTTCCGGAGGGGGTATATAGACCATACCATCCGCTTCACCCATCACAGAGGATGGAGAGTGTTGTTCTTCATCATGCCTCAACGCGCATGTCGTTTCATTACTCGAGACGGGAGAATGGCCAACTTGTTGGGTGCCTTCTCGTCGATCCACAAAGAATGCATACAGTCAGGCAGGTGAACCTCAACTTGTGGTCTGGAGATATAGGCTCCAAACCTCTGCCGAATCAGCCCTGTTTTATCCTCGAGACAACAGCCCTAGACCGTATCAAAAAGGCGCTGGATGCCCCGAGTCCGTTTCGAGGAAGACAAAACGATACTTGGCTCATACAAACGATGCTTGGTTTTGTGGTGGATGATATGCCAACCATCCTGTTCGAGCTGGGTCGGGGGTTGGACGAGGTCGAATTGTATTTGGGCGAAGACGAGCAGCTGCGCTCTTCGGTGCCGCAGTGGAGAGATTATCTTGGCCGATGGCGGaacaccctcgccaaccttcGGGTCTCTGTCCGGTATATGATGGAGAAACTTGAGCAGCACACCAAGGAGAGGCCCCGTCAGTTGGTCCCGCCATACGGCGATGACTCGGAGCAAATGATAGCATGGCGACTCAACCAGATCAACGCTGAACTCGAGGCGATTCGAAATAGAGTCGAAACGGCTTTTCAAGCGCTTATGTCGACCCTCAGCATTTTAGAAAGCCAGCGGGCCATCGCCCAAGCCGAGTCGATATCGAAGCTTACACAactggccttcttctttatACCACTGAGCTTCATTGCTGCTGTTTTTGGGATGAACGTAATT GAATTTCAAGACCAATACACCTGGCCACGATGGCTGGGAGTGTCCATAGGCGTCACCGCTGTCACATACCTTGCGCTATACTTCTCCACCGTCCAGACCGCTGTCACCCACACCATCCCGAGCACGATCGCTCGCAGCATCAACTGGCCTTCCATTGGGCGGGTTGGCAACCGTCTCATAAAGTTCATGACAGCCCTCACCACTGCCAGCACGATCTATATGCTCTTGATATTCACCGTTCTCTCAGGTCTTTTCATTGGTCTGAGCTTCGTAGGCTTCAGGTTAGAGATGCCACttggcggggttgtgggTGTGTCACTGGGTATGGCTATTGTCGCTGTGGGACTGATACTTTTATTTTTCGTCTGGCTCGGCTTTTTGCGGAAGAAAGTGGAGGGGTACGGCCCAGTGACAACGTCCATATATGAtaggggtgggagtgggcTTCAGCGGCGGGAATCGGATATAGAGCTAGTGAGGAGGCTGAACATATAG
- a CDS encoding hypothetical protein (COG:E; EggNog:ENOG503P0PX): MDCPSSADWPKELTGDLAWTGADFESNTDVFTDKLSSQDIEELNSAIKHFQALGLSRGHADPTTFPLSQGLAKRLQKVTDHVYNGRGFHRIRGINPSAYTDEECVILYAGITSYIADQRARNIDHIRDRSRAQLSQKLSPLELAKPMTFHTDIDVGDMVSLFVQSTPLEGGDQYLAPIASIYNDLMKRDPEVLRILSENWYWERVHRPGPNQTITRTFNRPVIGFHNNQLQINMAVTFLGANPAIPFSPDAPQLTPERIAALNRVQEAATRVNLRIVPEAGDLLFINNFAVLHARAGFVDSPDDVWNQRYIMRLWLHDSHKGWESAPVLQRKLDETFDLSPAEKAYWTKDEMDKVAPGMRIKQMGISANPDHD, encoded by the exons ATGGACTGCCCTAGCTCCGCCGACTGGCCTAAAGAGCTCACCGGTGACCTGGCATGGACTGGTGCCGACTTTGAGTCCAACACTGATGTTTTCACTGACAAGCTCTCAAGCCAAGATATTGAGGAGCTCAACTCTGCCATCAAACACTTCCAAG CACTGGGGCTTTCCCGTGGCCATGCAGACCCTACCACATTCCCTCTTTCTCAGGGGCTCGCCAAACGGCTCCAGAAAGTCACGGACCATGTGTACAACGGCCGAGGATTCCACCGTATCCGTGGCATCAACCCCTCGGCTTACACAGACGAGGAATGTGTGATCCTCTACGCCGGCATCACCAGCTACATTGCTGATCAGCGTGCAAGAAACATTG ACCACATCCGTGACCGCTCCCGTGCCCAACTCTCGCAAAAGCTCAGCCCCCTCGAGCTCGCCAAGCCCATGACATTTCACACCGACATCGACGTCGGTGACATGGTCTCTCTCTTCGTCCAAAGCACTCCCCTCGAAGGAGGAGACCAGTATCTCGCCCCCATCGCCTCAATCTACAACGACCTCATGAAGCGAGACCCCGAAGTCTTGCGCATTCTCTCCGAGAATTGGTATTGGGAGCGCGTCCACCGCCCCGGCCCAAATCAAACCATCACTAGGACCTTCAACAGGCCCGTGATTGGGTtccacaacaaccagctTCAGATCAATATGGCTGTTACGTTCTTGGGGGCGAATCCCGCCATCCCTTTCTCGCCTGATGCTCCACAGCTTACACCCGAGAGGATTGCTGCTCTTAATCGGGTCCAGGAGGCCGCTACGCGTGTCAACCTTCGGATTGTTCCCGAGGCTGGAGATTTGTTGTTCATCAACAACTTTGCTGTTCTCCATGCACGTGCTGGGTTTGTTGACTCGCCGGATGATGTGTGGAATCAGCGGTACATCATGCGCCTGTGGCTGCATGACAGCCACAAGGGATGGGAGTCCGCTCCTGTCTTGCAGAGGAAGTTGGACGAGACGTTTGATCTGAGTCCTGCTGAGAAGGCGTACTGGACCAAGGATGAGATGGACAAGGTTGCTCCTGGCATGAGGATCAAGCAGATGGGCATCTCTGCTAACCCGGACCATGACTGA